The Mixophyes fleayi isolate aMixFle1 chromosome 1, aMixFle1.hap1, whole genome shotgun sequence genome includes a region encoding these proteins:
- the LOC142102256 gene encoding uncharacterized protein LOC142102256, with product MNLEMRVGSRDHPGAEARDQTTAERREEAIQDTSGGQAASVSLGQTSVGDGNPAPADHQAGIRGLAEQAIAPSTLKTYQSAWRRCSLFSRQKDQSEAGQRDAMLAFMLDRYSEGDSRTTMASTLAGISFMAKLQGYPDVTKGFLINKALRGWGRVRPSHADTRLPITSNILEDLIGNVGLVTLDNYEKLLFSLAFSMAYFGAFRISELVARSRGHQESGLRVEHVSLGEGILACKIVRSKTDQSGRGSWVQLTSQQPCHICPVRLASLFMSKRPQANLFLCHANGIPLTKYQFATILKRTLQSLNLNSTLYGTHSFRIGAATSAALAGSSSEAIKALGRWKSTAFKSYVRIDKVVD from the exons ATGAATCTGGAGATGAGGGTCGGCAGTCGCGACCATCCGGGTGCCGAGGCTCGGGATCAGACGACGGCAGAACGGAGGGAGGAAGCGATCCAGGACACGTCAGGAGGACAGGCCGCATCTGTGTCGCTAGGGCAGACGTCTGTCGGTGACGGGaatcctgctcctgctg atcatcaagccggcataagagggctcGCGGAACAGGcaatagctccctccaccctgaaaaCATATCAGTCGGCGTGGAGACGGTGTTCGCTTTTCAGCAGACAAAAGGACCAATCCGAGGCTGGTCAGCGAGATgccatgctagcctttatgttGGATAGGTACTCTGAGGGAGATTCAAGGACTACTATGGCATCCACCCTGGCCGGGATATCATTTATGgctaagctgcagggttaccctgACGTCACAAAAGGATTTTTGATTAATAAGGCCCTGAGGGGTTGGGGGAGAGTCCGTCCCTCTCATGCCGATACTCGTCTACCAATTACCTCTAACATTCTGGAAGATCTGATAGGGAATGTGGGGTTGGTTACCTTAGATAATTatgagaagcttttatttagtttggccttTTCCATGGCTTATTTTGGAGCCTTTCGCATTTCAGAGTTGGTAGCCAGGTCCAGGGGACATCAGGAGTCAGGTTTGAGAGTGgagcatgtcagtctgggcgaagggatcttagcctgcaaaatagttagatcaaAGACTGACCAGAGCGGTAGGGGCTCATGGGTTCAGTTAACCTCTCAGCAGCCATGTCATATTTGCCCGGTCAGGTTAGCGTCATTGTTTATGAGTAAAAGACCTCAGGCCAATTTGTTTCTGTGTCACGCTAATGGTATACCTTTGACAAAATATCAATTTGCGACCATTTTAAAACGTACCTTGCAGTCCCTTAATCTAAACAGTACCTTATACGGgacacactcatttaggatcggtgcAGCTACATCCGCTGCCTTGGCGGGTTCTTCTagcgaagctataaaagctctgGGGCGATGGAAATCTACGGCTTTCAAGTCATATGttagaattgacaaggttgttGACTGA